TCTCCTCTAACTGGAGGCGGTGGTCGAAGGCAAAGACCCGCATGGTCGACCAGTCGCCGCCCATCCGGCCCTGGCGGTTCGTGGCCCAATGGATTTGCTCAAGCTCGGCGTCGTTGCGCAGGTCCGGCCGCAGCACGCCGCGCTTCAGGAAGAACTCCAGCTCCGCCAGCGACGGATAGGCCGGCGTGCAGCCGTGGCGCGAGACGGCGAAGGCGCCGCAGGCATTGGCGTATTCCAGCGTGCGCGGCCAGTCCTCGCCGTCCAGCCAGCCCTTCATCAGCCCCGAGAAGAAGCCGTCGCCCGCGCCCAGCACGTTGAACACCTCGATCGGGAAGCCGGGGCCGCTCTGGCCGTCATCGAGGCTGTCCGGGATCGCCCCCTCGAAGGCCACCGCGCCGGCCGCGCCGCGCTTGCAGACCAGCGTGGCGCCCGAGACCGCGCGCACCGCGCGCAGCGCCGCGATCGTGTCGGTCGAGCCGCCGGCGATGTGGAACTCCTCCTCGGTGCCGACGATCAGGTCGAAGAGATGCAGCGTCGATTGCAGCTTGGCGGTGACGGCGGCGCTTTCCACGAACCGGCTCTCGCCCGCGCCATGCCCGGCCAGGCCCCAGAGGTTCGGCCGGTAATCGATGTCCAGCGCCGTCTTCGCGCCGTGCTTGCGCGCCAGTTCCAGCGCCTTCAGCACCGCCGCCTCGGTGCGGGGATGCGACAGATGCGTGCCGGTCGCCAGCACCGAGCGCGCCTCGGCGATGAAGCCCTCGTCGATATCCGCCTCGGACAGCGCCATGTCGGCGCAGTTCTCGCGATAGAAGATCAGCGGGAAGCTGTCCTCGTCGCGGATGCCCAAGAGCACCAGCGCCGTCAGCCGCTCGCGATCGGTCGCGACCCCGCGCACATCAACGCCTTCGCGCGCCAACTGCTCGCGGATGAAGCGGCCCATATGCTCATCGCCGACCCGGGTGATCACCGCCGAGCGCAGCCCCAGCCGCGCCGTGCCGCAGGCGATATTGGTCGGAGAACCGCCGATATACTTGGCGAACGACCCCATGTCCTCCAGCCGCCCGCCGACCTGCTGGCCATACAAGTCAACCGATGAACGGCCGATGGTGATAACGTCTAGCGATTTCATCTGCTCCCCCCGTCATGCGCCCCCTCGCCGGGCACCCCGCATCAAATCAGACCGCCACCGGCGTCAGCCAGGACTGGCCGTCCTCCTCGTGGCTGTCCACGACCGCTTCGACGAAGGCCACGCCCTTCAGCCCGTCATGGGCCAGCGGCAGGTTCTGGCCCAGCAGGCTGGGCGCGCGCCCCTCGCGCCGGGCGCGGATCGCCTCGGCGAAACCGGCATAGAGGTTGGCAAAGGCCTCCAGATAGCCCTCGGGATGGCCGGGCGGCGTGCGGATGCGCAGCCTGGCGTCCTCGGACAGGTCACCGGCGCCGCGCTTGATGATCTGCACGCGGCCGTCCAGCGGGGTGAAGACCAGCTCGTTCGGCTGTTCCTGGAACCATTGCAGCGAGCCCTTCTCGCCAAAGACCCGCAGCCGCACGCCGTTGGAATTGCCGATGGCGACCTGCGAGGACCACAGCAAGCCCCGCGCCCCGCCCTGATAGCGCATCATCACATGGGCGTTGTCGTCCAGCGCCCGGCCACCGACAAAGGTCGCCAGATCGGCGGTCAGGCTTTCCAGCGTCAGGCCGGTGACGAAACCCGCCAGGTGATAGGCATGGGTGCCGATGTCGCCGATGGAGCCGCCCCGCCCGTTCTTCTTCGGGTCAGTGCGCCAAGCGGCCTGGGCATTGCCCGACTGCTCGATGGCGGTCGCCATCCATTCCAGCGGATATTCCACCTGCACGGTGCGGATCGCGCCGAGCTCGCCACGGGCGACGCGGACGCGGGCCTCGTGCACCATCGGATAGCCGGAATAGGTATAGGTCACGCCGACGAAGCGGCCGCTCTCGCGCGCCAGCTTTTCCAGCGCCACGGCATCCTCCAGCGTCGCGGTCAGGGGCTTTTCGCAGATCACGTCGAAGCCTGCCTCGATCAGCGCCTTGGCGATCGGGTAATGGGTGAAGTTCGGCGTGCAGATCGCCACCGCATCGACGCGATCCGCGCGCCCGGCCTCGCCCGCGATCAGTTCCTGATAGGTGCCATAGCTGCGGGCCGGGTCCAGCCCCTGCGAGATCGCGAAGGCGCGGCCGCGCTGGGGATCGACGTCGAAGGCGCCGGCCACCAGCTGCCATTGCCCGTCCAGCCGCGAGGCGAGGCGATGGATATTGCCGATATAGGCGCCCTGCCCGCCGCCAACCATTCCAAGACGTAGCATGG
This portion of the Paracoccus sp. N5 genome encodes:
- the iolC gene encoding 5-dehydro-2-deoxygluconokinase → MKSLDVITIGRSSVDLYGQQVGGRLEDMGSFAKYIGGSPTNIACGTARLGLRSAVITRVGDEHMGRFIREQLAREGVDVRGVATDRERLTALVLLGIRDEDSFPLIFYRENCADMALSEADIDEGFIAEARSVLATGTHLSHPRTEAAVLKALELARKHGAKTALDIDYRPNLWGLAGHGAGESRFVESAAVTAKLQSTLHLFDLIVGTEEEFHIAGGSTDTIAALRAVRAVSGATLVCKRGAAGAVAFEGAIPDSLDDGQSGPGFPIEVFNVLGAGDGFFSGLMKGWLDGEDWPRTLEYANACGAFAVSRHGCTPAYPSLAELEFFLKRGVLRPDLRNDAELEQIHWATNRQGRMGGDWSTMRVFAFDHRLQLEEMEGYTLAKGGAFKELCLQAALKVADGQPGYGILCDNRIGRRALHRASGTGLWIGRPCEWPGSRPLDLEPELGPDCGALAEWARENVVKVLCFCHPEDDAETRAVQEATVKRLFTAARRNGLEFLLEIIPSKVGPVDEQTTATLIRQFYAAGIWPDWWKLEPMTTAAAWQNAIAAIKEHDRHTRGIVVLGLDAPEEELRASFQVAAGFELVKGFAVGRTIFGAVARRWLAGEMDDAAAVEEMAARYRNLCDIWDEARRQAQRS
- a CDS encoding Gfo/Idh/MocA family oxidoreductase, whose amino-acid sequence is MVGGGQGAYIGNIHRLASRLDGQWQLVAGAFDVDPQRGRAFAISQGLDPARSYGTYQELIAGEAGRADRVDAVAICTPNFTHYPIAKALIEAGFDVICEKPLTATLEDAVALEKLARESGRFVGVTYTYSGYPMVHEARVRVARGELGAIRTVQVEYPLEWMATAIEQSGNAQAAWRTDPKKNGRGGSIGDIGTHAYHLAGFVTGLTLESLTADLATFVGGRALDDNAHVMMRYQGGARGLLWSSQVAIGNSNGVRLRVFGEKGSLQWFQEQPNELVFTPLDGRVQIIKRGAGDLSEDARLRIRTPPGHPEGYLEAFANLYAGFAEAIRARREGRAPSLLGQNLPLAHDGLKGVAFVEAVVDSHEEDGQSWLTPVAV